One part of the Ornithodoros turicata isolate Travis chromosome 2, ASM3712646v1, whole genome shotgun sequence genome encodes these proteins:
- the LOC135384431 gene encoding uncharacterized protein LOC135384431, translating to MLKKFEASLLKPSPSINMTDIHQSPAYNSLPVGKNDVSLTFNTDGVQLFESSQFSIWPITVQVNELPFKERLLHPAVAGLWFGKTKPNFKSFFHPFVKTMNRLSTQGFKWSNAEGEVTTKVFPGPCTVDSVARAPLVNMHQFNGRFGCLWCFHEGEVIAKGRGHTRVYPITDREHAIRTSASVYKDATKARQRNEPTRGILGPSVLFLLSYFDICKGVVVDYMHTVCLGVVKATTVMWLTNASQPYYLKPKLGEVNQRILNIKTVAEISRLPRKVTDYNIWKASEWRAWLLFYSVPVLTDLLPKKYLKNWKKLVMIMHKLLSFNVNLEELDSIQAEVLSFARRYQALYGTASMTYNMHLVTHLVLCVKNGGLSGHIRIFLLNISMVS from the coding sequence ATGCTCAAGAAATTTGAGGCATCTCTTCTGAAGCCTTCGCCAAGCATTAACATGACAGACATCCACCAAAGCCCAGCATACAACAGCCTACCAGTTGGAAAAAATGATGTCTCTCTCACTTTCAATACTGATGGTGTACAACTTTTTGAGTCCTCACAATTCTCCATCTGGCCAATCACAGTGCAGGTCAATGAACTACCATTTAAAGAGAGGCTCCTGCACCCCGCTGTCGCAGGCTTGTGGTTTGGAAAGACAAAGCCCAACTTCAAATCGTTCTTCCACCCTTTTGTGAAGACCATGAACAGGCTATCAACACAAGGATTTAAGTGGTCAAATGCAGAAGGAGAAGTTACCACCAAGGTATTTCCAGGCCCGTGCACTGTGGACAGTGTGGCAAGAGCCCCCCTGGTAAATATGCACCAATTTAATGGGAGGTTTGGGTGCCTTTGGTGCTTTCATGAAGGGGAAGTTATTGCTAAAGGAAGAGGACACACAAGAGTGTACCCCATAACTGATCGTGAACACGCCATTCGCACTTCTGCTTCCGTCTACAAGGATGCAACAAAGGCACGGCAGAGAAATGAACCTACTCGTGGAATCCTCGGTCCCAGTGTTTTGTTCCTGCTCTCATATTTTGACATTTGTAAAGGTGTCGTCGTCGACTACATGCACACTGTGTGTCTTGGTGTAGTCAAGGCAACAACAGTCATGTGGCTTACTAATGCATCTCAGCCTTACTATTTGAAGCCCAAGCTTGGTGAAGTGAATCAACGCATTCTAAATATCAAGACTGTTGCTGAAATCAGTCGTCTCCCGCGCAAAGTAACTGACTACAACATCTGGAAGGCATCTGAATGGCGTGCTTGGCTGCTCTTTTATTCTGTTCCTGTCCTCACAGACTTGCTCCCCAAAAAGTACTTAAAAAACTGGAAAAAGCTAGTTATGATTATGCATAAACTGCTGTCCTTCAATGTAAATCTTGAAGAGCTTGACAGTATCCAAGCTGAAGTCCTCTCATTTGCACGCCGGTACCAAGCGCTCTATGGCACAGCAAGCATGACATACAACATGCACTTAGTAACACATTTAGTGCTGTGTGTCAAGAACGGGGGCCTCTCTGGGCATATTCGAATTTTCCTTTTGAACATTTCAATGGTGTCTTAA